In one window of Camelus bactrianus isolate YW-2024 breed Bactrian camel chromosome 13, ASM4877302v1, whole genome shotgun sequence DNA:
- the LOC105082454 gene encoding guanylate-binding protein 1: MASAIHMPEPLCLIENTNGRLVANPKALTILSAITQPVVVVAIVGLYRTGKSYLMNKLAGKNKGFSLGSTVQSHTKGIWMWCVPHSRRPNRTLVLLDTEGLGDVEKGDNQNDSWIFALAILLSSTFVYNSMGTITQQAMDQLHYVTELTDRIRAKSSPEEDGVEDSADFVSFFPDFVWTLRDFSLDLETDGQCITPDEYLENSLKLKKGTSEKDKMFNLPRLCIRKFFPNKKCFIFDRPTQRKQLSRLEELRDDELDSEFVHQAALFCAYIFSNSKTKTLSGGIKVNGPRLETLVLTYVSAISSGDLPCMENAVLALAEIENSAAVQKAIAHYDQQMDQKVQLPTETLQELLDLHGACEREAITVFMKNSFKDVDQVFQKKLAAQLNKKRDDFCKQNLKESSDRCKALLKDIFTPLEEGVKQGVYSKPGGYRLFMEKIQELKKQYDQEPRKGIQAEEVLQEYLKSKESVTDAILQTDQTLSEKEKLIEVERAKAEAAQAATKMLEEMQIKNQQMMEQKEKSHQEHVRQLTEKMENDRAQLQEEQERTLSLKLEEQARLLNEGFRNENKQLQNEIQKLQQKMEERPSCVLS, translated from the exons ATGGCTTCAGCGATCCACATGCCAGAACCCTTGTGCCTCATTGAGAACACTAATGGGCGACTGGTGGCTAATCCGAAAGCTCTGACCATCCTGTCTGCCATCACGCAGccagtggtggtggtggccaTCGTGGGCCTCTACCGCACAGGCAAATCCTACCTGATGAACAAGCTGGCTGGGAAGAACAAGG GCTTCTCCCTGGGCTCCACGGTGCAGTCTCACACcaagggcatctggatgtggtgtgtgcctcacTCCAGGAGGCCAAACCGCACTCTAGTTCTGCTTGACACTGAGGGCCTGGGGGATGTGGAGAAG GGTGACAACCAGAATGACTCCTGGATCTTTGCCCTAGCAATACTGCTAAGCAGCACGTTTGTATACAATAGTATGGGAACCATTACCCAGCAGGCCATGGACCAACTACA CTATGTGACAGAGCTGACAGATAGAATCAGGGCAAAATCCTCCCCTGAGGAGGACGGGGTTGAGGATTCAGCTGACTTTGTGAGCTTCTTTCCAGACTTTGTGTGGACGCTGAGGGATTTCTCCCTAGACTTGGAAACAGATGGGCAGTGTATCACACCAGACGAGTACCTGGAGAATTCACTCAAGCTGAAGAAAG GTACCagtgaaaaagataaaatgtttaaTCTGCCTCGACTCTGTATCCGGAAGTTCTTCCCAAACAAGAAATGCTTTATCTTTGATCGACCCACTCAGAGGAAGCAGCTTAGCCGGCTTGAAGAACTGCGTGATGATGAGCTGGACTCTGAATTCGTGCACCAAGCTGCGCTCTTCTGTGCCTACATCTTTAGCAATTCCAAAACTAAGACTCTGTCAGGAGGCATCAAGGTCAACGGACCAC GTCTGGAGACCCTGGTGCTGACCTATGTCAGTGCCATCAGCAGTGGGGATCTTCCCTGCATGGAGAACGCAGTCCTGGCCTTGGCTGAGATCGAGAACTCGGCCGCAGTGCAAAAGGCCATTGCCCACTATGACCAGCAGATGGACCAGAAGGTGCAGCTGCCCACGGAAACCCTCCAGGAGCTCCTGGACCTGCACGGGGCCTGTGAGAGAGAGGCCATCACAGTCTTCATGAAGAACTCTTTTAAGGATGTGGACCAAGTGTTCCAGAAAAAATTAGCG GCCCAGCTAAACAAAAAGCGAGATGACTTTTGTAAACAGAATCTTAAAGAATCATCAGACCGTTGCAAAGCGTTACTTAAGGATATTTTCACTCCTCTAGAAGAAGGTGTAAAACAGGGGGTTTATTCTAAACCAGGAGGGTATCGTCTTTTCATGGAGAAGATACAGGAGCTGAAGAAACAGTATGACCAGGAGCCCAGGAAGGGAATACAG GCTGAAGAGGTTCTTCAGGAATACTTGAAGTCCAAGGAGTCTGTGACTGACGCAATTCTTCAGACAGACCAGACTCTCTCAGAGAAGGAAAAGTTGATTGAAG TGGAACGTGCGAAAGCGGAAGCAGCACAGGCTGCAACAAAAATGCTggaggaaatgcaaataaagaatCAGCAGATgatggaacaaaaagaaaagagtcaTCAGGAACACGTGAGGCAGCTGACGGAGAAGATGGAGAACGACAGGGCGCAGCTGCAGGAAGAGCAAGAGAGAACCCTCTCTCTTAAACTTGAG GAACAGGCCCGACTACTAAATGAAGGATTCCGAAATGAGAACAAACAGCTTCAGAATGAAATACAGAAGCTCCAGCAGAAGATGGAAGAAAGACCAAGTTGTGTCCTAAGTTAA